The region CGTAGCCAGATTCGCTCAAATCTTCTTCTAAAGGAAGCTGTTGAAGATCAAGATACAATTACTAACAAGGAACTTGATTCTGCATGGAAGAGCTATCAACCTAAGGTCAAGGTTGCACAGATTTTAGTTGATAAAAAAGACACTGCTGAAAAGGTTATCTCAGCTTTGAATGATAAACAAAGTTTTGCTAGTGTTGCTAAGAAATATTCTGTAGACACAGCTACTCGTGATAAAGGTGGCGTTATTCCTGCCTTTGATAACACAAATACAACCTTAGATTCAACCTTTAAGAAGGCCGCATTTAAGCTTAATAAAGACGAATATACTAAGACGCCGGTTAAGACTCAGTATGGATATCAAGTTATCAAAATGTTAGACAAGCCTGCCAAGGGAAAGATGTCTGATCATACTAAGGAACTTAAAGAACAGATCTGGAATAACGATATGAACAATAGTGATAAGTTACATGATATTGTTGCTAAAGTCCTCAAAAAAGGAAACGTAACAATTAAAGACAATGATTTAAAGAACGTTCTTGATGATTACATCTCAACTTCACAAAACTAATAAAAATAGTTAGAAAAATGAAGCGCACTAGAAAAGTTTACAATTCAGATTTTAGAATTAAGTAGTCATGGCTTGCCCCCAATATTCAACTGGGAGTGAGCCATTTTTGTTTGGTTCTATCCCAAATTGTTGAAACAACTTTTAACTTGAATTAACTATTATATTTATCCATAAGAAAACCCCACAATCATTAGATTTCTCGTCTAACAGTTGCAGGGTGCTTCAAAACAAACCTTTATTTTTTAACCCAATGCTTATTCCTATTTGGTTTCCGGTTGATAAAAATTGCGACCATCCATACCAAAAATCCTTTCACTAAATGTACCAGGTGTTACACCTTTTAATGCCCCACTCACCATTTGGATCTGTGCATCTAAATCATCCAAAGCATGTAGCACAACAGCCTCGAGCATATGCGGTTCAATTGGAGAGCCGTATTCTTTCAACCCATGATGAGAAATGATCATGTGACGCAAAATAATCATACTTTCTGAATTAGTATCAATTTTTAATTCTTGCGCTGCTTTTACAATTTCTTCATCAATTAAAACAATGTGTCCCAACAAATTGCCCGGAACAGTATATGTAGTCCCCACTGGACCTGATAATTCAATAGTTTTACCTAAATCATGTAAAATCGCTCCAGCAAACAATAATGACTTATCAATCTGTTCATACTGTTTCGCTACTGATTTGGCCATCCTTAAAATTGAAACCGTATGAAACGCCAGTCCACCTTCAAAAGCATGATGATTTGTTTTCGCAGCTGGGAACGAAAAGAATGAAGCATCAAACTTTTTCAAAAGGTATCGTACTATACGATTCCAGTCAGCATTAGTTATTTCAAAAACCGTGCTATTAATTTCTTCACGTAATTCATCAACAGAAACCGGAATCTTATCCATATATAGTTTGGGATTGGCAGGTTCACTGGCATCATCGGCTAATCGCATTGAATTAATTTTAACTTGTGGATTACCCTTGTATGTCTCCCTGAGGCCGCTAAGAAATACAACTTTGCCCGCCTGAAAATTCGTGATATCTTCCGAGCTTGCATCCCAAAAGTTCCCCCTAATTGTCCCAGATTGGTCCTGAAATGTCATTGATAGGTAATCTTTTTTGGCTCGGGTAACTCGTTTATCCGCCGATTTAATTAAAACAAATATATCCATGGATTCATCATTTTCAAATTCCTTAATTTGTTTTGTCATTGCTAACCCTCCTCTAAATTAGATTTAAAACCTGAACCTCATTGCTCAACTTTTTAATGTCTTCATTTGATGTTAAGTATATCACTTGGTGTTCTTGAGATAATTTATTAATAATATTAAAAACGTTAACAGTACGATCTGAGTCAAAACTTACAAAACCATCATCAATAATCAAAGGTAACTTTGATTCACTAGAAACAATCTTTACAAATGCAAATCTTAGACTGATATAGAGCTGATCAGTTGTCCCCCTGGATAGTTCACCTAATTCAAACTTTTCATGGTTGTCAGAACGCTTAACCTCAATCGTTTGATTACCTATCTTAATTTCATCATAGCGTCCATTTGTTAAAATATTAAAATATTCACTAGCACTCGTTATAACTTCAGGTAGCCGACCGTGAGTTGCCTTTTCCAATGTTTCATCAATCCATTTTTTTGCTATTTTATCAACAAGCCATTCATGTACGTGGTCCGCAAGATTTGCTTTTGTTTCTTCCAAATCCTGTTCTAATTCTTGAATCTCATTTCGGGAAATCAGACCACTTATTTCACCTGTCTTATCAGATCGTTCATCTAACAGTTCATTTTGTCTTTGTTGATTTTGCTGTATTTGTTGTTGCAAAGAATTAATTTGCTCATTTAAAACTCTAATATTCTCAAACTGGTTATATTCATCTAATTGTTCTTTATCTATAGCTTTTTTTAAACTATCAAACTCTTTCTTTGCTTCTTGGAATTGTCGTGCTTCACTAATCAATGCAGGTATTTTCCCTGAATCTATTTGTTCAATGGTAAAATGAAGTTTCAATTTATCAAAAGATTCTTCTTTTTTCTTGCTTTGTAAATCTAATTGATCGGATTGCGCCATCATTTGTCCTTTTAAGCTAGCAACATCATGTTCGACCTGCTTAGTGTCAAACTGCATTTTTTGTATTTCAGACAATCCCTTTTCATCTTCAGGAATGTTAATTAACTGGTTGATTGAATGAACTTGCTTCCAAAAACTATTAATGTCTTCATTTAATTTATTCAATTCTGAATTAGCAACCTGTAATTCTGTTTTTGATTTTTTTAATTGGAAAACTAAATTTTGAATAACAGTCCATTCTGACACATCGAATTCCATCATACCTGCTTGCTTACCAATCGCAGCTAAATTTTGATGTACTTCATCCAACTGTCTTTCCTCGTTCTCCAACTCAACTTGCAGTGGGCTTGCTCCACTAGTAGCCCTTTGACGTAACCCAAGAGCAATGGCCCCACCCCATGCTAAAATAAGCAGAACTCCCTTTATAAGACTTGATATTGGTAAAAGCAAATCTAAAATTGACCAAATTGCCGCCCCAATCAAGAATGGATTAAGTAAAATGTTTTTTTCGTCATGTTTAGGCATTGATAGGATTTGGTTTTTTACTTGATTTACTTCAGACTCTTTTCTCGACTTGGTTAGAAGAAGTTGTTGCAAATTTTTATTATCATTCTCATCGAGTTCTTTCACATTAGAAATATCAATTTTTGAGGGTCCATAACTTTTAATCTCATCAATTGAGTCAATAATTCTTTGCGTTCTTCGTTTATAGTCCTCTCTCTGGCCAATTTGAAGTTTTATCGCAGGAATTTGGTTGCTGATGCTCGTTAAGTTTAAATCATTGTCCTTAGTGTTTTGATTAATTTTTGTGTTTAAACCTTGTACCACTAACTTTAACTTTTCGACCTGCTGACTAGCCGACTGGTATTTTTGCCAGTTTATTGATTCTTCTTCAGTATCGATCGACGGAATATCAAACTTGGATTCTGTTATTTTAGAGTTTAAGATATTCATTCGTTCGATTTTATTCCAAGCTTTTTTTACATTTTCCAATTGGTCGAGTTTACCTTGAAAAGAGTTTTGCTCTTCTCTAAGGTGCTCAACTTTATTTTGATTTTCTTGTTTAACCTTAATTAGTGCATCATACTGGGGCAACTCCTCTCTTTCTTTATTTAATAGTTGTTCCTGTGCACTAACTTTTTTCAATAACTGATTAATAATCGGCTTCTGACCACGCACCTTATATAAAGTGTTTGCCTCTGAATCAAGCTTATCTTCTAAGCTAAACCATTCGTGCCCACCAACTGCTCCCATTCGCATAATTCTTTCTTGCAAAGTTCTATGGTTGACATTCTGAATTAATTCTAAGTCATCTTGATTAAAGCCAAAAAACTCTCGATAAGTGACCAAATCCACTTGTCCTAATATTTCATCTAATAACCCATTATCAACTTTTTCTCCATTTGTTAGGTTGGTTATATTAACAGTATTTTTTTTAGGCTTATCGATCCGTTCTATTTGGTAAAATCCACCATCATATTCCACAGTCAAATTACCACCGTATGCTGCTCCACTGTGGGGCTTATACTGGTTAAATTTATTTTTTCCTTTTGCATCGGAAAAACCAAATAAAATTGAAATTATAAATTGTCTTAACGTTGACTTTCCTGCTTCGTTTTTACCAAAAAAAAGTTGTAATTGTTCATCAAGATTGAACTCTACATTATTCCACTTTCCAAATCCGTATATTTCAATTTTTTTAATCTTCATTTGTATTTTCTCCAAATACATTCTCTTCAATTAACTTTACTTTTACATCATTGTAAAGTTCATTAATTTGTTCATCACTAAGATATTCTTCCGCAATAAACTGATTTTGAAATAGCTTGCCTGCCACTGAATTTATTTCTGCAGGTTTAAAAACAGCTTTTTGGGCCTCGCTCCAAAAGCTTTGATCTAATTCAGAAAATTGTAATGTCTGGGTTTTAAAATTAATTTTAATTTTATGAATCCAAAAATCATCTATTCCTAAAGCGGCTTGCACTCGATCTCGAACCAATCCATTGCTTAGTTGTTCCACTGTTTCCCTTGTGAGTTGGTCCGCATTTTCTAAACTCAAATCAATAATCTGAAAAACATCTTCTTTTGAAGACTCCACTTTAGTTATCATGTGCTCAATGATTTCTCTAGTATCTTTTTCATTAGTTATACCGTAAGCCAACCTTTTCCAAATGATTCTACTTGTCTCAACAAATTTTGAGTCGATTCCACTGCTATTGGTTTCTAACAAATAATATCCTCTCTTACCATTCTCGTTAACATGACGGCCTTGAATATTTCCCGAATATTGAATAATTGGCATCTCATTAAGAATCTGTCTTTGATGAATATGTCCCAGAGCCCAGTAGTCATAATTCTTGTTTAATAGTTCCTGTTTAGTAAATGGTGCATAATGTGATTCAGGAGCATTAATTCCGTCCATACTTCCATGCAACATTCCAATTTGAAAATCAACTTTAGAATCACGAATTGGAAACAAGCTCGCCATGTCAGCTGTGACAGCTTGCTTATCATAACTAAAACCTGCAATCCCAATTCTTTCTCCCGTACTTAACTCAATGATTTTATTACTTATATCCGCGTTAAAAACATTTACATTTTTAGGAAAAATATTTACTGGGATTCTATTATTTAAAAAGTCATGATTTCCAAAGCTTAAAAATACTAGTATTCCTGCGTCTTGTAATTTTTCAAATTGGTCAATTGCCAAATTGATTGAGTTTAGGTCAGGATTCGCATTATCGAATAAATCACCAACAATCAAAACAAAATCAACTTGGTCACGAATAGCGTTGCTAATTAATTGTTTAAACGCTTCCCCCGTCGCGTCTAACACTCGCTGTTTTACTTTCAAATCAATATCTTTCAAGCCTTTAAAAGGACTGCCTAAATGGATATCTGCAGCATGAATGAATTTCATTTTTCTCCTCCTCAAAAGAAAAGACTGACACAAATATATTGTCCCAGTCTTTTCGCGATACATACAAAAATTAATTCCGATATAACTCTTGAACAGGTTTGGTAATAATTTGATTAATATCACCTAATAACTGATTAAGGTTGCGTTCTTTATCCATCAACGACTTAACTACTTCGATGTCACCAACCTTAGTAGCAACTTCTCTAGCATGTGTCATTTCGTCTTCAGTTAAGTCTTCACCGTTTGCCTGTTTTTGTTGAACATT is a window of Pediococcus claussenii ATCC BAA-344 DNA encoding:
- a CDS encoding peptidylprolyl isomerase PrsA, which encodes MKKLLLGLASIAMAFTLAACGSKTVATTSGGNITQDQYYSSLKDTSNGKQILQQMIINKVLEKQYGNKVSSKQVDKQYNSYKDQYGSQFKSVLQQNGMTTATLRSQIRSNLLLKEAVEDQDTITNKELDSAWKSYQPKVKVAQILVDKKDTAEKVISALNDKQSFASVAKKYSVDTATRDKGGVIPAFDNTNTTLDSTFKKAAFKLNKDEYTKTPVKTQYGYQVIKMLDKPAKGKMSDHTKELKEQIWNNDMNNSDKLHDIVAKVLKKGNVTIKDNDLKNVLDDYISTSQN
- a CDS encoding 3'-5' exoribonuclease YhaM family protein, producing the protein MTKQIKEFENDESMDIFVLIKSADKRVTRAKKDYLSMTFQDQSGTIRGNFWDASSEDITNFQAGKVVFLSGLRETYKGNPQVKINSMRLADDASEPANPKLYMDKIPVSVDELREEINSTVFEITNADWNRIVRYLLKKFDASFFSFPAAKTNHHAFEGGLAFHTVSILRMAKSVAKQYEQIDKSLLFAGAILHDLGKTIELSGPVGTTYTVPGNLLGHIVLIDEEIVKAAQELKIDTNSESMIILRHMIISHHGLKEYGSPIEPHMLEAVVLHALDDLDAQIQMVSGALKGVTPGTFSERIFGMDGRNFYQPETK
- a CDS encoding ATP-binding protein, whose translation is MKIKKIEIYGFGKWNNVEFNLDEQLQLFFGKNEAGKSTLRQFIISILFGFSDAKGKNKFNQYKPHSGAAYGGNLTVEYDGGFYQIERIDKPKKNTVNITNLTNGEKVDNGLLDEILGQVDLVTYREFFGFNQDDLELIQNVNHRTLQERIMRMGAVGGHEWFSLEDKLDSEANTLYKVRGQKPIINQLLKKVSAQEQLLNKEREELPQYDALIKVKQENQNKVEHLREEQNSFQGKLDQLENVKKAWNKIERMNILNSKITESKFDIPSIDTEEESINWQKYQSASQQVEKLKLVVQGLNTKINQNTKDNDLNLTSISNQIPAIKLQIGQREDYKRRTQRIIDSIDEIKSYGPSKIDISNVKELDENDNKNLQQLLLTKSRKESEVNQVKNQILSMPKHDEKNILLNPFLIGAAIWSILDLLLPISSLIKGVLLILAWGGAIALGLRQRATSGASPLQVELENEERQLDEVHQNLAAIGKQAGMMEFDVSEWTVIQNLVFQLKKSKTELQVANSELNKLNEDINSFWKQVHSINQLINIPEDEKGLSEIQKMQFDTKQVEHDVASLKGQMMAQSDQLDLQSKKKEESFDKLKLHFTIEQIDSGKIPALISEARQFQEAKKEFDSLKKAIDKEQLDEYNQFENIRVLNEQINSLQQQIQQNQQRQNELLDERSDKTGEISGLISRNEIQELEQDLEETKANLADHVHEWLVDKIAKKWIDETLEKATHGRLPEVITSASEYFNILTNGRYDEIKIGNQTIEVKRSDNHEKFELGELSRGTTDQLYISLRFAFVKIVSSESKLPLIIDDGFVSFDSDRTVNVFNIINKLSQEHQVIYLTSNEDIKKLSNEVQVLNLI
- a CDS encoding exonuclease SbcCD subunit D, with the protein product MKFIHAADIHLGSPFKGLKDIDLKVKQRVLDATGEAFKQLISNAIRDQVDFVLIVGDLFDNANPDLNSINLAIDQFEKLQDAGILVFLSFGNHDFLNNRIPVNIFPKNVNVFNADISNKIIELSTGERIGIAGFSYDKQAVTADMASLFPIRDSKVDFQIGMLHGSMDGINAPESHYAPFTKQELLNKNYDYWALGHIHQRQILNEMPIIQYSGNIQGRHVNENGKRGYYLLETNSSGIDSKFVETSRIIWKRLAYGITNEKDTREIIEHMITKVESSKEDVFQIIDLSLENADQLTRETVEQLSNGLVRDRVQAALGIDDFWIHKIKINFKTQTLQFSELDQSFWSEAQKAVFKPAEINSVAGKLFQNQFIAEEYLSDEQINELYNDVKVKLIEENVFGENTNED
- a CDS encoding YlbF family regulator, with translation MAINIYDTANQMERELRETTEYQDLVKAFGEMKKDPVAYKLFQDFQEIQINVQQKQANGEDLTEDEMTHAREVATKVGDIEVVKSLMDKERNLNQLLGDINQIITKPVQELYRN